From the genome of Nitrosomonas sp. Is79A3:
GATACCTATGACACCGAAGCGGCGGCACACAAAGTCGTTACATTGGCGAAGAAACTCAAGGCAGACAAGATCAACATCCAAGGGATTCGTCTGGATAGCGGCAATCTAGCTGAACACGCTAAAAATGTACGCCAGATACTCGACGAAGGCGGCTTGCAAAACACAACTATCTTCGCCAGCGGCAACCTGGATGAATACAAACTGCAAACACTGTTATCCGCCCACGCACCGATTGATGGTGTTGGCATCGGTACCGCATTGGATATCTCGATCGATGCCCCTTCATTGGATTGCGCATACAAACTTCAAGAATATGCTGGCAAGCCCCGCCGCAAACGCTCGGAAGGCAAGGCCACATGGCCCGGAAGAAAGCAGGTCTACCGGCAGCATGCTGATGCTGGCTGTATGGCCGGAGATATCGTGGCGCTGGAAGATGATGATCCGCAGCAAGGTGAATCGCTAATCCAGCCTTTCATGCGATCAGGTAAACGTCTTCATCCGAATCCGTCCTTGCATGAACTGCGCAGTCAAACCTTAGTCAATTACAAACGTCTGCCCGCTGCAATGACTGCTCTCGATCCCGCTCCCGGTTATCCGGTAACAATTTCTTCCGCATTAAGAGCAATGGCAGATCAGTTAGATAAGGAACGAGTTCTGCATGACCGGGAAGCTGTCAAGTAAGCAGGCCAATACACATTTGTCATTCCGAACGTAGCAAGGAATCTTTGAGAAAAGACAGTACAGATTTCTCGCTATGCTCGAAATGACAGTTATTCAGAGGCTCTTTAGATCACTACAAAATCCGCATTGGTCAAAGCCAATCCACTCGTCAGTGTAGCAATTTGTACGGCAGCAATCACTCCATTGCCATCCGCATCATAGAGCAGTGCGCCTGTTGCCGAGTTATATACGATGAAATCGTTTGAATCGGCTGCGCTTGTGCCGATGATAAAATTATTAGCAGCTAAAGTGCCAATCGTTGTTAATGCCGTGAATATAGAGTCTTCGAGCTGAATAGTGTCATCAGCGGCGTTATAGTCAACAATCTTGTCAATACTGTCTTTTGCAATAAATCTGAAAATATCGCTCCCAGTTCCGCCTGTCATGGTATCTTTTCCGGTGCCGCCAGTGAGCATATCGTTACCCGTCCCGCCATTGAGCGTGTCATTACCCGCCTCGCCATTCAACTGGTTATCCGCTGTATTGCCAGTCACATTATTCACCAGGTCATTGCCCGTGCCGTTGATGGCTGATGATCCGGTTAAGGTCAGATTCTCAACATTGGTTGATAGCGTGTAAGTCACACTGCTATTGATTTTATCAGTGCCCTCACCGAGATTCTCCGTGACGACGTCACCAGCGTTGTCGACCGTATAAGTATCATTACCCAATCCACCGATTAAGCTATCTGCACCCGCCCCACCATTGAGTATGTCATTGCCAGCGCCACCAATGAGTACATTGATTGCAGTATTCCCAGTGAGACTGTTCGCCAGGTCATTGCCTGTGCCATCGATGGCCAATGCACCCGTTAACGTAAGATTTTCAACATTGGCTGATAACGTGTAGGTCACGCTGCTATTGACTTTATCAGTGCCCTCACCGAGATTTTCTGTGACGGCATCACCGGCGTTGTCGATAGTATAAGTATCATCACCCAATCCACCGATTAGGCTATCTGCACCCGCGCCGCCATTTAGTGTGTCATTGCCTGCTCCGCCAGTGAGTACGTTGATTGCAGCATTTCCAGTGAGACTGTTAGCCAGGTCATTGCCTGCGCCATTGATTGCCGCTGTACCTGTCAACGTCAGATTCTCAACTTTAGCAGGTAGCGTATAATAAGACACGCTGCTATTGACTTTGTCGGTTCCTTCAGCAGGTTTCTCGATGATGACATCGCCGACATTATCAACAGTGAAATTGTCGTTACCCAATCCGCCGATCATCGTGTCCGCACCAATGCCACCATTGATCGTATCGTTGCCAGTTCCACCATCCAGATTATCATTACCTTTTGCGCCTTGCAGCACATCGTTTCCCGCCATTCCCAGCAGATAGACTGGTTCAGTCAATGTTGAAGCAACAGTGAGATGATCGTCATTTGCGCTGCCCGTCAACGTAAGGTCGCCACCAACAGCCTTTCCTTCGGAATCGTAGCGCTGGGCAAAAATACCGCCTCGGTTACCATCTATCCAGGTGATTACAAAACCACCATCGGCCAGTGAAGTGATAGAAGGCCATTCTTGAGTATCGATTAAATAAGTATTAACCCTGAATCCACTGCCTTGAGCAATGCCATCAGCATCATAGCGTTGGGCATAAATGCTCCTGCTGCCATCTTCAGGATCTGTAGATTCCCAAGCCACCACAAAACCACCGTTAGTCAGCGTAGTAATAGAAGATCGTGAACCATAAACGAATGTATCAGAACCAACCTGAAATTGACTGCCCAGTGCCACTCCATTACTATCATAGCGCTGAGCATAAATACCACCGGGGCTAAAAGGTATTGACCAGGTCACCACAAAACCGCCATCGGTTAACGCAGTCATTGAAGAATCCAATCCGCCGCCAGTTGTAGTAGTGCTGACCATGAACTCACCGCCCTGTGCCGCTCCACTAGCATCATAGCGTTGCGCATAAATGTCATAGCCATAACGGCCATCTTGATTGTAAGACGTCCAGCTCACTACAAAACCACCATTGGTTAGTGCAGTGATCGAAGGCCACCATTCCCCGTCCATTTGATCGATGGCCGTATAAGTATCGACCTTGAATTCACTGCCTTGAGGAACACCATTAGCATCATAGCGTTGGGCATTGATCTCATCCGGGCTATAGTTAGAAGTTGAACTCCAACTCACCACAAATCCTCCATCGCTCAGTGTGGCAATTGAAGGATTTCCTTGATAGCCGCCAGTATTAGTATTAACAATAAATTCACTGGCATGTGCTATGCCATTGGCATCATAAATCCGGGCATGTATGCCATCATTGGCAGTCTCAGCCCCAGGAAAATCCCAGGCAATCACAAAACCGCCATTGTTCAATGCGGTTATTGTGGGATAGAGATATCCGCTATATGCATTACCTACACTAAACTCACCGCCTTGCGGCACTCCATTGGCATCATAAAGCTGAGCGCTAATACTAGAAAGCGAACCATCTTGCGGATTAGAATACCAACTAACTACAAAACCACCATTGCTTAATCCGGTGATCGCAGCTGGTGTATTTCCGTAAGAATAATAAGTGTTGACGCCGAATTCACCATTTTTCTCAAAAGATGTTCCAATATCCCCATCCGAAAACCGGGCAGTTTCAATATTTAATAGAGTATCCGTGCCTTCATCACCATTGGCGGTGTTCATATCCTTCACCGTAATATGACCGCTTGAATTGCGCGAGAATCTATAATCCGCTTCGTTGCCTGAAAAAATTGCTATATCGTTGCCAGTTCCCCCATTCAAAGTATCGTCGCCTAAACCACCCGTGAATGTGTCATCACCCGTGCTTCCATTGAGTACATCATTGCCGGTAGTGCCGGTGAGAATTGCCAAGACTCCGTGATAAGACAGTTGTAACGTTGGCGCTTGAGTCATACCGGCTTGTGCTTCCAGTACCCAATCTCCTCCCAAATCAGCCGCGCCGGTCAGATTGGTGGATGCCGCAACATTTGCGCCGGTTAATTGCGCCAGTTGATCGATAAACGCTTGCCCAGTCTTCCCTTGCGCCACCTCGCAGCCATACAGCAGGATGTCGCTATCGATGCATAAATGTGCGCCAATTTCAGTTAATTGCTCGGCATAATCTGTCAAGTTGACATTGTTCAACTCGATGGAACCCAGCAGCAATGTACCCGGCTTACCATGCGAGATGATGTCTATCGCGTTGAATTCTGATTCTCCTTGCAATGCAGTCAGAATCTGCAACACTCCATCTTTGTTTGCATCCAGCACAATCACTTGTGAATCTGATGGTAGTTGTGGAATCAGGCTTTGATATTCGGCTATATTTGAATCGATGAATACGATGCGAGAGGTCATTATTGTTATTCCTTACTGATGAAATAAAGTGGCCATTCTTCATGAGTGAATAGGCGAGCCCAGTTTGAGACACAGTTGTTTTAACTGGTTAATCACACCATTCTTTTAATCTCGCGGGAATATATCAGAGTATTTGTGAAGAAGATAGAATTCATCTGCCCTGATAATTCATTCAATTACCAGGACATATGTCCCGGTTTATGTGTTGCCTATATGCTGTGATAATGCGACAAAGAAGAATTAACCCAAGATAGGCATCTTCTCATTCTTGGGTTATTCATAATCACGCTTCATTCCTGAATCCGCCTTATGAATCAAAGTATATCGTCATCCTGTCTTGTGAAACGCTTGAGAAAAATTATCAAAGCGCGCAAGATGTAATTAGCGGTTTAGCCATTACTTAATAAATAGCTACCGTCCGAATGAACCAATATGGCTACTAATTTACAATCAATAAATTGCATCAGAGGAGATTTATCATGGGTACAAAAAGCACACCCCCCGGTTTTCATCCAATTGCCCGCCACGATGGTATTTTTCAGGAACAAGTACACGATACTTACCAAACCAAAGGCAAGCTCCCGGAACCAACGGTTTGCCCGCAATGCAGCGCAGTATTTCATAAAGGGCGATGGCAATGGCTTGCGGCGCCTGCTAATGCGCATCAACACAACTGTCCGGCTTGCCAGCGTATTCTTGAGAGTCAGCCAGCAGGCTTTGTGACCTTAGCAGGTGATTTTTTCGTTGCGCATCGGGATGAAATCGTAAGCTTGATACACAATGTAGAAAAAAAAGAAAAATCCGAGCATCCGCTGAAGCGAATCATGGCAACCGAAGAAGAGGGAAATGGGGTATTGATAACCACCACCGATATTCACCTTGCGCGCGGTATTGGTGAAGCGATTCACCATGCTTATCAAGGTGACTTGGAATTTCACTACAATCCGGCAGAAAACTTATTGCGTGTGAATTGGTCGCGTTAAGGAGCTTCTAAACAATCCACCTTTGTCATGCGAAACGAAGTGAGGAATCTTTTTAGATCAACAGTATAGATTTCTCGCCCTGCTCGAAATGACAGTTACTCAGAGATCCCCTAACTCGAGATTCAGCCCGTTAGATAGATTGGATAAACAATAAAGGAGAATATGATGAGTGTCGGTGAAATTTGCAATCGTGAAGTAATTACTATTCAACGGGATGAGACGGTTCTGGAAGCTGCCAAGCTGATGCGGCAATATCATGTCGGGGCTGTTATTGTGACCGATAAGCTTGATGGTCGTACAGCCCCTGTAGGTATTGTCACGGATCGTGATCTGGTTGTCGAAGTTCTGGCAACGGAATTGGATGAAACGGTGATTACCGTCGGCGATATCATGGCGCCGGAAGTATTTACGGTGAAAGAAAGTACCGCGACTTACGAAGCAATTGAATTTATGCGCCGCAAAACTATCCGGCGCTTACCGATCGTGGATGAATCCGGAGAATTGGTCGGTATACTGACTTTGGATGACGCGCTGGAATTGCTATCCGAAGAATTACTTAATCTCTCCAAACTGGTAAGGTACGAGCAAAAAAAAGAATCACGGCATCGTCCGTAGTAACGTAGTGACTCCAGGCAACCGGAAAATTGCTCGCACTGACCGGTTGCGTTAAATAAAATAAAAGGGGTTCACTTGAATTCCTGGTTAAGCACTCAAATATTCTAGTGAATATTAAAACCAGTCATTAAATCCCTGGAGGATGAGTTGCTATGGAACAATCTGCCCCAACCCAATTTGAGCTGCCTGCCGATGTCATCGCATTGGTGCCAATGCGCAATGTGGTGTTATTTCCCCATGTGTTAATGCCGATCACTGTTGGCCGGATCAGATCAATAGCCACCGTGGAGCATGCCCTGCAATCCAAAGCATCCATCGGTATCGTGCTACAAAAGGATGCCGCTGTCGACGATCCGGGAATTGATGCATTGTGCAGTATCGGCACTATTGCCAACGTTGTGCGCCATGTCGCTTCAGACGACGGAACTCATCATGCCATCTGCCAAGGAATAGAGCGTTTTCAGATTGAAGAAATCATCGAAGGTTATCCATTCCTTGCAGCCCGTATAAAACGTATTAAGGAAACAGCGCAAGTCACGACGCAGGCGGAAGCACTCGCATTACAATTGCGCGAACGGGCTGTCGAGATTTTATCGCTATTGCCCGGAGTTCCCGCAGAACTTGCACATGCATTGCAAGCCACGCGCGCGCCTTCGGATCTGGCCGACATAACTGCCAGCCTGCTTGATACCGAAGTCGTTGAGAAGCAGATGCTGCTCGAAACGGTTGATACCGAAGAACGGTTGCAGAAAGTACTGCAGATTTTGTCGCGCCGCATCGAAGTTTTAAGACTTTCCCAGGAGATCGGCGAGCGCACCAAAGAACAAATGGAAGATCGCGAGCGCAAGTATTTATTACACGAACAGTTAAAAGCAATCCAGAAAGAACTGGGTGAAGACGGCGGTAACGATCAAGAAATTGCGCAATTGAATGAGGCGATCACCAAAGCAAGCATGCCCAGTGATATCGAAGCGCAGGCACGCAAAGAATTGCAACGATTGCAGCGCATGCCAAGCGCATCGAGCGAATACTCGATGCTGCATACCTATCTGGAATGGATGACCGAATTACCGTGGCGGCTACCTGAGGAAACACCGATCGATTTGAATAGCGCGCGTCAAATTCTGGAAGCCGATCATTTTGGATTGGAGCGCATCAAGCAGCGCATTATTGAATTTCTGGCGGTACAAAAGCTGAAACCGCAGGGCCGGGCGCCTATTCTTTGCTTTGTCGGACCGCCGGGAGTAGGTAAGACTTCGCTAGGCCAAAGCATCGCACGTGCTTTGCAACGGCCTTTTGTGCGTGTGTCATTAGGCGGCGTGCATGATGAAGCCGAAATGCGCGGCCATCGCCGCACCTATATCGGTGCCATGCCAGGAAATATTGTGCAAGGAATACGTAAGGCTAGCGCGCGTAATTGTGTCATGATGCTTGATGAAATCGACAAAATGTCAGCCAGCATACAGGGCGACCCGTCCGCGGCACTGCTTGAAGTACTGGATCCGGAGCAGAACTCAACTTTTCGTGATAATTATTTAGGTGTGCCGTTTGATCTAAGCCGGGTGATCTTCATTGCTACGGCGAATGTAATCGACAATGTGTCGCCGCCAGTACGTGACCGCATGGAAATTATTGATTTGCCCGGTTACACACAAGAAGAAAAGCTTCAAATCGCGTTGCGTTATCTAGTACAGCGGCAGAGTGAAGCAAATGGTTTGCGCGAGGAACAATGCCAATTAACATCCGAAGCGCTGGCAAGCATTATTGCTGATTACACCCGTGAAGCCGGCGTGCGTCAGTTCGAACGGGAAATCGGCCGGGTGATGCGTCACGCGGCTTTGCGTATCGCGGAAGGTGAACAGCAGAAAGTGCATATTGATGCAGCTGATTTGGATGCTATTCTGGGTTCGAAAAAATATGAACATGAATTAGCACTGCATACCGATCTGCCCGGAGTCGCCACGGGCTTGGCCTGGACACCAGTGGGTGGCGATATTCTGTTTATTGAGGCCACACGGGTCAATGGTAGCGGGCGATTGATTCTGACCGGGCAGCTCGGTGATGTGATGAAAGAAAGTGCGCAAGCAGCACTTACCTTAGTCAAGGCGCGTGCCAGCGATCTGAATATCCCGGCATCCCTGTTTGATGGTGTTGATGTGCATCTGCATGTCCCGGCAGGCGCCATTCCAAAAGACGGGCCGAGTGCAGGTGTGGCGATGTTCATTGCGCTCGTTTCGTTATTCACTAATCGGCCCGTATGTCATGATGTCGCAATGACCGGAGA
Proteins encoded in this window:
- a CDS encoding nicotinate phosphoribosyltransferase, coding for MNPLTSPLLADLYQFTMLQTYLEQDMEETAVFELFVRKLPPGRNFMVAAGLEQVMEFLENLKFSPEELDWLATRFPPHVMTYLEQFRFDGDVHAMPEGTIFFPNEPILRITAKMPQAQLVESRIINLMHFETLIASKAARSVLVAPDQLLVDFGMRRAHGAEAGLLAARASYLAGFSGTATVLAGTLFDIPLFGTMAHSFIQAHQDESDAFEHFARSHPNNTVLLIDTYDTEAAAHKVVTLAKKLKADKINIQGIRLDSGNLAEHAKNVRQILDEGGLQNTTIFASGNLDEYKLQTLLSAHAPIDGVGIGTALDISIDAPSLDCAYKLQEYAGKPRRKRSEGKATWPGRKQVYRQHADAGCMAGDIVALEDDDPQQGESLIQPFMRSGKRLHPNPSLHELRSQTLVNYKRLPAAMTALDPAPGYPVTISSALRAMADQLDKERVLHDREAVK
- a CDS encoding DUF4347 domain-containing protein, with the protein product MTSRIVFIDSNIAEYQSLIPQLPSDSQVIVLDANKDGVLQILTALQGESEFNAIDIISHGKPGTLLLGSIELNNVNLTDYAEQLTEIGAHLCIDSDILLYGCEVAQGKTGQAFIDQLAQLTGANVAASTNLTGAADLGGDWVLEAQAGMTQAPTLQLSYHGVLAILTGTTGNDVLNGSTGDDTFTGGLGDDTLNGGTGNDIAIFSGNEADYRFSRNSSGHITVKDMNTANGDEGTDTLLNIETARFSDGDIGTSFEKNGEFGVNTYYSYGNTPAAITGLSNGGFVVSWYSNPQDGSLSSISAQLYDANGVPQGGEFSVGNAYSGYLYPTITALNNGGFVIAWDFPGAETANDGIHARIYDANGIAHASEFIVNTNTGGYQGNPSIATLSDGGFVVSWSSTSNYSPDEINAQRYDANGVPQGSEFKVDTYTAIDQMDGEWWPSITALTNGGFVVSWTSYNQDGRYGYDIYAQRYDASGAAQGGEFMVSTTTTGGGLDSSMTALTDGGFVVTWSIPFSPGGIYAQRYDSNGVALGSQFQVGSDTFVYGSRSSITTLTNGGFVVAWESTDPEDGSRSIYAQRYDADGIAQGSGFRVNTYLIDTQEWPSITSLADGGFVITWIDGNRGGIFAQRYDSEGKAVGGDLTLTGSANDDHLTVASTLTEPVYLLGMAGNDVLQGAKGNDNLDGGTGNDTINGGIGADTMIGGLGNDNFTVDNVGDVIIEKPAEGTDKVNSSVSYYTLPAKVENLTLTGTAAINGAGNDLANSLTGNAAINVLTGGAGNDTLNGGAGADSLIGGLGDDTYTIDNAGDAVTENLGEGTDKVNSSVTYTLSANVENLTLTGALAIDGTGNDLANSLTGNTAINVLIGGAGNDILNGGAGADSLIGGLGNDTYTVDNAGDVVTENLGEGTDKINSSVTYTLSTNVENLTLTGSSAINGTGNDLVNNVTGNTADNQLNGEAGNDTLNGGTGNDMLTGGTGKDTMTGGTGSDIFRFIAKDSIDKIVDYNAADDTIQLEDSIFTALTTIGTLAANNFIIGTSAADSNDFIVYNSATGALLYDADGNGVIAAVQIATLTSGLALTNADFVVI
- a CDS encoding CBS domain-containing protein, coding for MSVGEICNREVITIQRDETVLEAAKLMRQYHVGAVIVTDKLDGRTAPVGIVTDRDLVVEVLATELDETVITVGDIMAPEVFTVKESTATYEAIEFMRRKTIRRLPIVDESGELVGILTLDDALELLSEELLNLSKLVRYEQKKESRHRP
- the lon gene encoding endopeptidase La, whose protein sequence is MEQSAPTQFELPADVIALVPMRNVVLFPHVLMPITVGRIRSIATVEHALQSKASIGIVLQKDAAVDDPGIDALCSIGTIANVVRHVASDDGTHHAICQGIERFQIEEIIEGYPFLAARIKRIKETAQVTTQAEALALQLRERAVEILSLLPGVPAELAHALQATRAPSDLADITASLLDTEVVEKQMLLETVDTEERLQKVLQILSRRIEVLRLSQEIGERTKEQMEDRERKYLLHEQLKAIQKELGEDGGNDQEIAQLNEAITKASMPSDIEAQARKELQRLQRMPSASSEYSMLHTYLEWMTELPWRLPEETPIDLNSARQILEADHFGLERIKQRIIEFLAVQKLKPQGRAPILCFVGPPGVGKTSLGQSIARALQRPFVRVSLGGVHDEAEMRGHRRTYIGAMPGNIVQGIRKASARNCVMMLDEIDKMSASIQGDPSAALLEVLDPEQNSTFRDNYLGVPFDLSRVIFIATANVIDNVSPPVRDRMEIIDLPGYTQEEKLQIALRYLVQRQSEANGLREEQCQLTSEALASIIADYTREAGVRQFEREIGRVMRHAALRIAEGEQQKVHIDAADLDAILGSKKYEHELALHTDLPGVATGLAWTPVGGDILFIEATRVNGSGRLILTGQLGDVMKESAQAALTLVKARASDLNIPASLFDGVDVHLHVPAGAIPKDGPSAGVAMFIALVSLFTNRPVCHDVAMTGEISLRGLVLPVGGIKEKILAAERAGLRTVLLPARNQKDLRDLPEATRTAMQFVLLETADDAIQVALRHAGTHAPTSEFKLV
- a CDS encoding BCAM0308 family protein is translated as MGTKSTPPGFHPIARHDGIFQEQVHDTYQTKGKLPEPTVCPQCSAVFHKGRWQWLAAPANAHQHNCPACQRILESQPAGFVTLAGDFFVAHRDEIVSLIHNVEKKEKSEHPLKRIMATEEEGNGVLITTTDIHLARGIGEAIHHAYQGDLEFHYNPAENLLRVNWSR